In Amycolatopsis endophytica, the following are encoded in one genomic region:
- a CDS encoding MCE family protein produces MLTRKVRIQVIVFALIALAGITYVGARYVGLDRLFGGGGYVVRVELADSGGIFSNAEVTYNGVPIGRVAELRLTDAGLEADLHIDDGTPPVPADVEAVVTNRSAVGEQYVDLRPRSSGGPSLTEGSVIAEPRTRLPLPNEQLVLNLDQLVASVPRDDLRSVVDELYDATLNTGPSLQALLDATSGFTQSASDHLPRTIQLINDADTVLSTQIENAQAISSFGSDAKRIAEMLRTSDPDLRTILSSAPPAAEQISGLLRETGPNLTTLLANLLTTTQVLLAERDGVEQLLVAAPSAIEAGSTVITGDSAGFGLATTFFDPLPCTAGYEGTRYRNGLDTTPAPLNTAAGCRR; encoded by the coding sequence ATGCTGACGCGCAAGGTGCGGATCCAGGTCATCGTGTTCGCGTTGATCGCGCTGGCCGGGATCACCTACGTCGGCGCCCGCTACGTCGGGCTGGACCGCCTCTTCGGCGGCGGCGGGTACGTGGTGCGGGTCGAGCTGGCCGACTCCGGCGGGATCTTCAGCAACGCCGAGGTCACCTACAACGGCGTGCCGATCGGACGGGTCGCCGAGCTGCGCCTCACCGACGCCGGGCTGGAGGCCGATCTGCACATCGACGACGGCACACCCCCGGTGCCGGCGGACGTCGAAGCGGTGGTGACGAACCGGTCGGCGGTGGGGGAGCAGTACGTCGACCTGCGGCCGCGCAGTTCGGGCGGCCCGTCGCTGACCGAGGGCTCGGTGATCGCCGAACCGCGCACCCGGCTGCCGCTGCCGAACGAGCAGCTGGTGCTCAACCTCGACCAGCTCGTGGCGTCGGTGCCGCGCGACGACCTGCGGTCGGTGGTCGACGAGCTGTACGACGCGACGCTGAACACCGGCCCCAGCCTGCAGGCCCTGCTCGACGCCACGTCGGGTTTCACCCAGTCGGCGTCGGACCACCTGCCGCGGACGATCCAGCTGATCAACGACGCGGACACCGTCCTGTCGACACAGATCGAGAACGCGCAGGCCATCTCGTCGTTCGGCTCGGACGCCAAGCGGATCGCCGAGATGCTGCGCACCTCCGACCCGGACCTGCGGACGATCCTGTCGTCGGCGCCCCCGGCGGCGGAGCAGATCAGCGGTCTGCTGCGGGAGACCGGACCGAACCTGACGACGCTGCTGGCCAACCTGCTCACCACGACGCAGGTGCTGCTCGCGGAACGGGACGGTGTGGAACAGCTGCTGGTCGCCGCACCGTCGGCCATCGAGGCGGGCAGCACCGTCATCACCGGCGATTCGGCGGGTTTCGGGCTGGCCACGACGTTCTTCGATCCGCTGCCGTGCACCGCCGGGTACGAAGGCACCCGGTACCGCAACGGCCTCGACACCACCCCCGCGCCGCTGAACACGGCGGCCGGGTGCCGACGCTGA
- a CDS encoding MCE family protein: MAVGRLGRWLRWGALVVILATLATAIVVVVRDAGRGKHLTAYFTAAVGIYPGSEVRILGVPVGTVDTVEPQGQQVKVGFSVDHGIHVPADAAALVVTPSLVSDRYVQLAPVYRGGPEIADGTVIPVGRTAVPVELDQLFASLDRLTTALGPQGANGDGALSDLLSSASEDLTGNGAQLGEMIRRLGQAATTLSGSRDDLFATVDNLQRFTTMLADNDSQVDRLADLLAQVSSFLASERDAFSGALPELAPALGQIQQFVQDNRGRIKSNVDKLMGTTQMLANQRASLTEALNTAPDALDRLLAAYDPAHSTIYSRADLNEFSMGPALPLGGS, encoded by the coding sequence ATGGCGGTCGGACGTCTGGGCAGGTGGCTGCGCTGGGGCGCGCTCGTCGTGATCCTGGCGACGCTGGCCACCGCGATCGTGGTCGTGGTGCGTGACGCCGGGCGCGGCAAGCACCTCACCGCCTACTTCACCGCGGCCGTCGGGATCTACCCCGGTTCGGAGGTGCGGATCCTCGGCGTGCCGGTGGGGACCGTCGACACGGTCGAACCGCAGGGGCAGCAGGTCAAGGTCGGGTTCTCGGTGGACCACGGCATCCACGTGCCCGCCGACGCCGCGGCGCTCGTCGTCACGCCGAGCCTGGTCAGCGACCGCTACGTGCAGCTCGCCCCGGTCTATCGCGGCGGACCGGAGATCGCCGACGGCACGGTCATCCCGGTCGGCCGCACCGCGGTGCCGGTCGAGCTGGACCAGCTGTTCGCGAGCCTGGACCGGCTGACCACCGCGCTGGGACCGCAGGGCGCCAACGGCGACGGCGCGCTGTCCGACCTGCTCAGCAGCGCGTCGGAGGACCTGACCGGCAACGGTGCCCAGCTCGGCGAAATGATCCGCCGGCTCGGCCAGGCGGCCACCACGCTGAGCGGGTCACGCGACGACCTGTTCGCCACCGTCGACAACCTGCAGCGGTTCACCACCATGCTGGCGGACAACGATTCCCAGGTGGACAGGCTGGCCGACCTGCTCGCCCAGGTGTCGTCGTTCCTGGCCTCCGAACGGGATGCGTTCAGCGGCGCGCTGCCCGAGCTGGCCCCCGCGCTCGGGCAGATCCAGCAGTTCGTGCAGGACAACCGCGGCCGCATCAAGTCCAACGTGGACAAGCTGATGGGCACCACGCAGATGCTCGCCAACCAGCGCGCGTCGCTGACCGAGGCGCTGAACACCGCGCCGGACGCGCTCGACCGGTTGCTCGCCGCGTACGACCCGGCGCACTCGACGATCTACAGCCGCGCCGACCTCAACGAGTTCAGCATGGGCCCGGCCCTGCCGCTGGGAGGCAGCTGA
- a CDS encoding aminotransferase class V-fold PLP-dependent enzyme, which translates to MARIAPGYLLQFGEPAGYLDFARYGPPSHAVVDTTARLLDASAKAGPSTVDDLMRQEVRAKAAVARLCGTDTDHVVLLPNTSQGLFQAAFNAPPGEVLVSAAEFPANTYPWARAEEAGRITLRRMRCGPVTPEVVAKELGPDTALVSVSAVDFRTGYRADLAALRETVGDRLLVVDGIQGFGVTEAPWDTADVLVVGGQKWLRAGWGTGFAVLSDRALERMRPLLSGWTGAHDAGLFDDEIHPPAEFAASWSVSNLSPVTSGAFAAALELVEEAGVAAIESRIAERVGELDEMLRSAGAEIVSAVDRRAGILAFSLPGHPAERVGAVLAAEGIAATVRAEHVRLSPHASTPASTVEAVRTALEYLSRPLPSRPGPATQATDSVLSALVPAVDGLAAMLGPGNEVVLHDLSRLPDSIVAIAGGITGRTPGGPMTDLLLGLVRRGTTHDLTNYETHGPDGRPIRSSTIFLRDPDGVAVGCLCVNSEVTQGAAAEVRAESFPPDVDSLQRFLVDRAVAQAGIPVGLMKKKHKAAVVRELDEAGFFLIKDAVDFLAGELEVTRYTIYNYLNEIRG; encoded by the coding sequence CTGCTCCAGTTCGGCGAACCCGCGGGTTACCTTGACTTCGCCCGCTACGGCCCGCCCTCGCACGCCGTCGTCGACACCACCGCGCGGCTGCTGGACGCCTCGGCGAAAGCCGGCCCCTCCACCGTGGACGACCTGATGCGGCAGGAGGTCCGCGCGAAGGCCGCCGTCGCCCGGTTGTGCGGCACCGACACCGACCACGTGGTGCTGCTGCCCAACACGAGCCAGGGCCTGTTCCAGGCCGCCTTCAACGCCCCGCCCGGCGAGGTGCTGGTGTCGGCCGCCGAGTTCCCCGCCAACACCTACCCGTGGGCCCGTGCCGAAGAAGCGGGCCGGATCACGCTGCGGCGGATGCGGTGCGGTCCGGTGACGCCCGAGGTCGTGGCGAAGGAACTGGGGCCCGATACCGCGCTGGTGTCGGTCAGCGCGGTCGACTTCCGCACCGGCTACCGCGCCGACCTCGCGGCACTGCGGGAGACGGTCGGCGACCGGTTGCTGGTGGTCGACGGCATCCAGGGGTTCGGCGTGACCGAAGCACCGTGGGACACGGCCGACGTGCTGGTCGTCGGCGGGCAGAAGTGGCTGCGCGCCGGATGGGGCACCGGATTCGCGGTGCTGTCCGACCGCGCGCTGGAGCGGATGCGGCCGCTGCTGTCCGGCTGGACCGGCGCCCACGACGCGGGCCTGTTCGACGACGAGATCCACCCGCCTGCCGAGTTCGCCGCGTCGTGGTCGGTGAGCAACCTCAGCCCGGTCACCTCCGGGGCCTTCGCGGCGGCGCTGGAACTGGTCGAGGAGGCCGGGGTCGCGGCCATCGAATCGCGCATCGCCGAGCGGGTCGGCGAGCTGGACGAGATGCTGCGCTCGGCCGGCGCGGAGATCGTGTCGGCCGTCGACCGGCGCGCGGGGATCCTCGCGTTCAGCCTGCCCGGGCACCCGGCGGAGCGGGTCGGGGCGGTACTGGCGGCCGAGGGCATCGCGGCGACCGTGCGCGCGGAACACGTGCGGTTGTCGCCCCACGCATCCACGCCCGCCTCCACCGTCGAGGCGGTCCGCACCGCGCTGGAGTACCTGTCGCGTCCGCTGCCGTCTCGTCCCGGCCCCGCCACGCAGGCCACCGATTCCGTGCTGTCCGCGCTGGTCCCGGCGGTCGACGGGCTGGCGGCGATGCTCGGGCCCGGCAACGAGGTGGTGCTGCACGACCTGTCCAGACTGCCCGACTCGATCGTCGCGATCGCCGGCGGCATCACGGGCCGCACCCCCGGCGGGCCGATGACGGATCTGCTGCTCGGGCTGGTGCGCCGCGGCACGACGCACGATCTGACCAACTACGAGACCCACGGCCCCGACGGCAGGCCGATCCGCTCCTCGACGATCTTCCTGCGCGACCCGGACGGCGTGGCGGTCGGCTGCCTGTGCGTGAACAGCGAGGTCACGCAGGGCGCGGCGGCCGAGGTGCGGGCGGAGAGCTTCCCGCCCGACGTCGACAGCCTGCAGCGGTTCCTGGTGGACCGGGCCGTGGCACAGGCCGGGATCCCGGTCGGGCTGATGAAGAAGAAGCACAAGGCGGCCGTGGTGCGCGAGCTCGACGAGGCCGGGTTCTTCCTCATCAAGGACGCGGTGGACTTCCTCGCGGGCGAGCTGGAGGTCACCCGCTACACGATCTACAACTACCTGAACGAAATCCGCGGGTGA
- a CDS encoding PucR family transcriptional regulator yields the protein MTTDAGYRHGNTVRKNVSRRPPRVPAPGVPLRQRQNAPEFTAGIGRASRLWASLPRELAKAFRPHADAMTAEILREIQLAVPEYARPLEGPFGHTIVRSIQQAVRHCMDNLGNPAAPQEAWKGVFRHLGKVEFSEGRTLDQLQTAYRVGGRVAWRYVATVSQSLGLSTDFLCVGAEAIFAYVDEISALSLQGYAAAQKRAAGTRARQRRQLLELILADPPASPKAIARLAATAGWRLPDRVVAVALEPRADQHHREPPSLDSEVLMDLEGPQPCLLAAPELVAAGSLETALAGWRAAIGPEVKLGDAAVSLRWARRTVDLVRRGVIDAPPLVRATDHLATLWLLSDEFLVKELIQRCLAPLSGLTDKQRTRLGQTLLAWLQSSGTAPDMADRLGVHPQTVRYRMRQLEELFGERLNDPESRSDLEIALRAQALLG from the coding sequence ATGACGACCGATGCCGGTTACCGGCACGGGAACACCGTGCGGAAGAACGTTTCCCGAAGACCACCTCGAGTGCCCGCGCCGGGCGTCCCCCTGCGCCAGCGCCAGAACGCCCCCGAGTTCACCGCGGGCATCGGGCGGGCCAGCAGGCTGTGGGCCTCGCTGCCGCGGGAACTGGCGAAGGCGTTCCGGCCGCACGCCGATGCCATGACAGCCGAGATCCTGCGCGAGATCCAGCTCGCCGTGCCGGAGTACGCGCGGCCGCTGGAGGGCCCGTTCGGGCACACGATCGTGCGCAGCATCCAGCAGGCCGTGCGGCATTGCATGGACAACCTCGGCAACCCGGCCGCGCCGCAGGAGGCGTGGAAGGGCGTGTTCCGGCACCTCGGCAAGGTCGAGTTCAGCGAGGGCCGGACCCTGGACCAGCTGCAGACCGCCTACCGGGTCGGTGGCCGGGTCGCGTGGCGGTACGTCGCGACCGTGAGCCAGTCGCTGGGACTGTCCACGGACTTCCTGTGCGTCGGGGCGGAGGCGATCTTCGCCTATGTGGACGAGATTTCCGCGTTGTCGCTGCAGGGGTATGCCGCCGCGCAGAAACGCGCCGCGGGGACCCGCGCGCGGCAGCGGCGGCAACTGCTGGAACTGATCCTCGCCGATCCGCCCGCCTCACCGAAGGCGATCGCGCGGCTCGCGGCGACGGCGGGCTGGCGGTTGCCGGACCGGGTGGTCGCGGTCGCGCTGGAACCGCGGGCCGATCAGCATCACCGTGAACCACCTTCGCTGGACAGCGAGGTACTGATGGACCTGGAGGGACCGCAACCCTGCCTGCTGGCCGCCCCGGAACTGGTCGCCGCCGGTTCGCTGGAGACCGCGCTGGCGGGCTGGCGCGCCGCGATCGGCCCCGAGGTCAAGCTCGGTGACGCGGCGGTGTCCCTGCGCTGGGCCCGTCGCACCGTGGACCTGGTGCGACGCGGAGTGATCGACGCACCCCCGCTCGTGCGGGCCACCGATCACCTGGCGACGCTGTGGCTGCTGTCGGACGAGTTCCTGGTGAAGGAGCTGATCCAGCGGTGCCTGGCCCCGCTGAGCGGCCTGACGGACAAGCAGCGCACGCGCCTCGGGCAGACGCTGCTGGCGTGGCTGCAGTCCAGCGGCACGGCCCCCGACATGGCCGACCGGCTCGGAGTGCACCCGCAGACGGTGCGCTACCGGATGCGGCAACTGGAGGAGCTGTTCGGGGAGCGGTTGAACGATCCGGAAAGCCGGTCGGATCTGGAGATCGCTCTGCGGGCTCAGGCTCTTCTGGGTTGA
- a CDS encoding MCE family protein: MTRAPLGAVLAAVLALLAGCSFGGLYDTPLPGGADLGDHPYRVTVGFRDVLDLVPQSSVQVDDVPVGRVERIDLSADGRTAQVTVLLDGSVKLPANAEAWLRQSSLLGEKFVELGPPAVGSPQGSLADGATIPVERTNRNPQVEEVLGALSLLLNGGGVGQLQQISRELNAALGGNEAEIRDLLTEVNTFVTGLDHHRDEITRALTSIDRLSGSLATRSDQITGVLDDLGPGIDVLARQRDQLVTMLTSLDTLSGVAVDTVNRSKDDLVADLRALEPTLRRLTEAGQQLPEAMEMLLTFPFPDAALDAIKGDYLNLYLNFDARTSGPSPQSALLPLGGGA; this comes from the coding sequence ATGACGCGCGCACCCCTCGGTGCCGTCCTGGCCGCCGTGCTGGCACTGCTGGCGGGCTGCTCGTTCGGTGGGCTCTACGACACCCCGTTGCCCGGCGGCGCCGACCTCGGCGACCACCCGTACCGGGTCACCGTCGGGTTCCGCGACGTGCTGGACCTGGTGCCGCAGTCGTCCGTGCAGGTCGACGACGTTCCGGTCGGGCGGGTCGAGCGGATCGACCTGTCCGCCGACGGCCGCACCGCGCAGGTCACGGTGCTGCTCGACGGATCGGTCAAGCTGCCCGCGAACGCGGAGGCGTGGCTGCGGCAGAGCAGCCTGCTGGGGGAGAAGTTCGTCGAGCTGGGGCCGCCCGCGGTGGGATCGCCGCAGGGCAGTCTCGCCGACGGCGCGACCATCCCGGTCGAGCGGACCAACCGCAACCCGCAGGTCGAAGAGGTGCTCGGGGCGCTGTCGTTGCTGCTCAACGGTGGGGGCGTCGGTCAGCTCCAGCAGATCAGCCGCGAGCTGAACGCCGCCCTCGGCGGCAACGAGGCGGAGATCCGCGACCTGCTGACCGAGGTGAACACGTTCGTCACCGGGCTGGACCACCACCGCGACGAGATCACCCGCGCGCTGACCAGCATCGACCGGCTGTCCGGTTCCCTGGCCACGCGGAGTGATCAGATCACTGGTGTCCTCGACGATCTCGGACCGGGAATCGACGTGCTGGCCCGGCAACGGGACCAGCTGGTCACCATGCTGACCTCGCTCGACACGCTCTCCGGTGTCGCCGTCGACACGGTCAACCGCAGCAAGGACGACCTGGTCGCGGACCTGCGCGCGCTGGAGCCGACGCTGCGGCGGCTGACCGAGGCCGGGCAGCAGTTGCCGGAGGCGATGGAGATGCTGCTGACCTTCCCGTTCCCGGACGCCGCGCTGGACGCGATCAAGGGCGACTACCTCAACCTGTACCTGAACTTCGACGCGCGGACCTCGGGTCCGAGCCCACAGTCCGCGCTGCTGCCGCTGGGCGGGGGAGCCTAG
- a CDS encoding MCE family protein, with protein sequence MKSFRSRNSFRLGMAGLVVMLVLGALTLFWDRLPALGGTTYTAEFTEAAGLKDGDEVRVAGAKVGEVTGVSLEGDHVKVTFRVTDAWVGDESTVSVRIKTLLGAKNLALDPRGEHEQDPDQAIPRTRTVTPYDVNDAFADLARTTGELDTDQLAESFRTLAQTFDAATPQDVRSALDGLSALSRTISSRDTQLKQLLGNTAELSGTVAERTDQLSRLITDGNVLLTEFDQRRSALDQLLRGTRDLSQQVRGLIDENNGQLGPALEQLDRVTDVLQRNQGNLDRSLSLSGPFYRLLGDALGNGAWIDTYLCGLIATTDGSPCMPPKPGGNG encoded by the coding sequence ATGAAGTCGTTCCGGTCACGCAACTCCTTCCGGCTGGGCATGGCCGGGCTGGTCGTGATGCTCGTCCTCGGCGCGCTGACGCTGTTCTGGGACCGGCTGCCCGCGCTCGGCGGCACCACCTACACCGCCGAGTTCACCGAGGCCGCCGGTCTGAAGGACGGCGACGAGGTGCGCGTCGCGGGCGCGAAGGTCGGTGAGGTCACCGGCGTTTCGCTGGAGGGCGACCACGTCAAGGTCACCTTCCGCGTCACCGACGCCTGGGTCGGCGACGAAAGCACGGTCTCGGTGCGCATCAAGACGTTGCTGGGCGCCAAGAACCTGGCGCTCGACCCGCGCGGCGAGCACGAGCAGGACCCGGACCAGGCGATCCCGCGCACCCGCACCGTGACGCCCTACGACGTCAACGACGCCTTCGCCGACCTGGCGCGCACGACCGGCGAGCTGGACACCGACCAGCTGGCGGAGAGCTTCCGCACGCTGGCGCAGACCTTCGACGCCGCCACCCCGCAGGACGTCCGGTCTGCTTTGGACGGTCTGTCCGCGTTGTCGAGGACCATTTCCTCGCGCGACACCCAGCTCAAGCAACTGCTGGGCAACACCGCCGAGCTGAGCGGCACCGTCGCCGAACGCACCGACCAGTTGTCCCGGCTCATCACCGACGGCAACGTGCTGCTCACCGAGTTCGACCAGCGGCGCTCGGCGCTCGACCAACTGCTGCGCGGCACCCGGGACCTCTCGCAGCAGGTCCGCGGGCTGATCGACGAGAACAACGGACAGCTCGGACCCGCGCTGGAACAGCTCGACCGCGTCACCGATGTCCTGCAACGCAACCAGGGCAACCTCGACCGCAGCCTCAGCCTGTCCGGCCCGTTCTACCGCCTGCTGGGCGACGCGCTGGGCAACGGCGCCTGGATCGACACCTACCTGTGCGGGTTGATCGCGACGACGGACGGAAGTCCCTGCATGCCACCGAAACCGGGAGGGAACGGCTGA
- a CDS encoding PucR family transcriptional regulator — translation MYARPLTGAFGRVFTEGIEQAVLHVIESIGNPAIKHHDWIELFRERGRQEFADGRSLDALQAAARIGARVAWQYVAPVLRKAGASPQVLAHAAEIIFAYVEDLSATALDGFHEAQSSSGGTIERRRRQLLDLILSGRPAGPETLANMSKGAGWALPEKAAIVALERAEGTADFPVELLDDEVLVDLESTQPCLLTTHPKRHLFPLTGRWNGWRAAVSPTVALADIPAAHRTARRALGLLSPDPGAEPITWCLDQLSALWLLGKDFLAAEVARQALRPLDELGGKQRERLGETLLAWLETRGGAPEIAKRLQVHPQTVRARMHQLRELFGDRLDDSEDRFSMHLALRAQRLAARGELP, via the coding sequence GTGTACGCGCGCCCGCTCACCGGCGCCTTCGGGCGGGTCTTCACCGAGGGCATCGAACAGGCCGTCCTGCACGTCATCGAAAGCATCGGCAACCCCGCCATCAAGCACCACGACTGGATCGAACTGTTCCGCGAGCGCGGCAGGCAGGAGTTCGCCGACGGCCGCAGCCTCGACGCGCTGCAGGCCGCCGCCCGCATCGGCGCCAGAGTGGCGTGGCAGTACGTCGCGCCCGTGCTGCGCAAGGCCGGCGCGTCGCCGCAGGTGCTGGCCCACGCGGCGGAAATCATCTTCGCCTACGTGGAAGATCTGTCGGCCACGGCGCTCGACGGGTTCCACGAGGCGCAGTCGAGTTCGGGCGGCACGATCGAGCGACGGCGGAGGCAGCTGCTCGACCTCATCCTGTCCGGTCGCCCGGCCGGCCCGGAAACGCTCGCGAACATGTCGAAGGGCGCCGGGTGGGCGCTGCCGGAGAAGGCCGCGATCGTCGCGCTGGAACGCGCCGAGGGCACCGCGGACTTCCCGGTGGAGCTGCTGGACGACGAGGTGCTGGTCGATCTGGAAAGCACCCAGCCGTGCCTGCTCACGACACACCCGAAACGCCACCTCTTCCCGCTGACCGGGCGCTGGAACGGCTGGCGCGCCGCGGTTTCGCCCACGGTCGCGCTCGCCGACATCCCGGCCGCGCACCGCACGGCGCGCCGCGCGCTCGGACTGCTGAGCCCGGATCCCGGCGCCGAACCGATCACGTGGTGCCTCGACCAGCTGTCGGCGTTGTGGCTGCTGGGTAAGGACTTCCTCGCCGCCGAGGTCGCGCGGCAGGCGTTGCGGCCGCTGGACGAACTCGGCGGCAAGCAGCGCGAGCGTCTCGGCGAGACACTGCTCGCGTGGCTGGAAACCCGTGGTGGCGCACCGGAGATCGCGAAACGCCTGCAGGTGCACCCGCAGACCGTGCGGGCGCGGATGCACCAGTTGCGGGAGTTGTTCGGCGACCGCCTGGACGACAGCGAGGACCGGTTCAGCATGCACCTGGCGTTGCGCGCACAGCGGCTCGCCGCGCGGGGTGAGCTGCCGTGA
- a CDS encoding MCE family protein, with translation MIRPLIKGVVFAVVTVLATGLLAITIANRGDGDTVTYRARFSDVTSLNSGDDIRMSGVRIGQVTGIEIVDRRIAEVSFSVDKDRALTPTVTASVKYRNLIGQRYIALDQGTGTGRLDPGALIPLERTRPALDLTAVFNGFKPLFQALSPQDVNQLAGEIVQVLQGEGGTVADLLRHTASLTSSLADQDQVIGQVITNLNQVLDRFTARDGQLGQLLDATQQLVSGLAANAGPIGEAIDGIGDLTTATAGLVQDGRQPLRADIGALEQLARTLGDNTPEFEKFLNNLPVKYEAIGRIASYGSWLNFYLCSVHSDATPAPGGGPVGVPVTEARCRR, from the coding sequence ATGATCCGCCCGCTGATCAAGGGAGTGGTCTTCGCGGTCGTGACCGTGCTGGCCACCGGGCTGCTCGCGATCACCATCGCCAACCGCGGCGACGGCGACACCGTCACCTACCGCGCCCGGTTCAGCGACGTCACCTCGCTCAACTCCGGTGACGACATCCGGATGTCCGGTGTGCGCATCGGGCAGGTCACCGGCATCGAGATCGTGGACCGGCGCATCGCCGAGGTGTCGTTCTCGGTCGACAAGGACCGCGCGCTCACCCCGACGGTCACGGCGTCGGTCAAGTACCGCAACCTGATCGGCCAGCGCTACATCGCGCTCGACCAGGGCACCGGCACCGGACGGCTGGACCCGGGCGCGCTGATCCCGCTGGAGCGCACCCGGCCCGCGCTGGACCTGACCGCGGTGTTCAACGGGTTCAAGCCGCTGTTCCAGGCGCTGTCCCCGCAGGACGTCAACCAGCTCGCCGGCGAGATAGTCCAGGTGCTGCAGGGTGAGGGCGGCACGGTCGCGGACCTGTTGCGGCACACCGCTTCGCTGACTTCGTCACTGGCCGACCAGGACCAGGTGATCGGGCAGGTGATCACCAACCTGAACCAGGTGCTGGACCGTTTCACCGCACGCGACGGGCAGCTCGGACAGCTGCTCGACGCGACCCAGCAGCTGGTGTCCGGGCTCGCCGCGAACGCCGGGCCGATCGGCGAGGCGATCGACGGCATCGGCGACCTGACCACCGCCACCGCCGGGCTGGTCCAGGACGGCAGGCAACCGCTGCGCGCCGACATCGGGGCGCTCGAACAGCTGGCCAGGACGCTGGGCGACAACACACCGGAGTTCGAGAAGTTCCTGAACAACCTGCCGGTCAAGTACGAGGCCATCGGCCGCATCGCCTCCTACGGCTCCTGGCTCAACTTCTACCTGTGCTCGGTGCACTCCGACGCGACGCCGGCGCCCGGCGGCGGCCCGGTCGGTGTGCCCGTGACCGAGGCGAGGTGCAGGCGATGA
- a CDS encoding MCE family protein: MSEQRRRMLFGALGLVFLALLGAMGWFAVAIYDKAFTSYVPVVLKAERAGTQLKENADVKVRGVLVGSVRRIDVRPGGVEVELAMDPDRIGAVPSNVSARLLPKTLFGQRYVSLVIPENPAPQALSSGAVIEEDRSTQAVEVEQALRDLLPVLQAVQPQKLASTLGAVSHALEGRGPELGTTLVTLGDYLGRLNPEVPDLRTAITKLADTVDTYQTAAPDLVDAMADLRTTATTLTRQQEDLAALFGTVTAAGNDAVAFLDANDDTLVDLSADSRPVLDLLAEYSPEIPCVADAAARLKPVVERALGVGTAEPGLHVDLTVRPPRQGGSPPPSADGPRCPTAGSAAPGANTPAEQQFLSELLAPVLGEQPAGIPGWSGLLMGPLLRGAEVTLR; encoded by the coding sequence ATGAGCGAGCAACGCAGACGGATGCTGTTCGGTGCGCTCGGGCTGGTGTTCCTCGCGCTGCTCGGCGCGATGGGCTGGTTCGCGGTCGCCATCTACGACAAGGCGTTCACCTCGTATGTGCCCGTGGTCCTCAAGGCCGAGCGCGCGGGCACGCAGCTCAAGGAGAACGCCGACGTCAAGGTGCGCGGGGTGCTCGTCGGTTCGGTGCGCAGGATCGACGTGCGGCCCGGCGGGGTCGAGGTCGAGCTGGCGATGGACCCGGACCGGATCGGCGCGGTACCGTCCAATGTGTCCGCCCGGCTGTTGCCGAAGACGTTGTTCGGACAGCGGTACGTGAGCCTGGTGATCCCGGAAAATCCGGCACCGCAAGCGCTTTCCTCCGGCGCGGTGATCGAGGAGGACCGCAGCACCCAGGCCGTCGAGGTCGAGCAGGCGCTGCGGGACCTGCTGCCGGTGCTGCAGGCCGTCCAGCCGCAGAAGCTCGCGAGCACACTCGGCGCGGTGTCGCACGCCCTCGAAGGACGCGGCCCCGAACTGGGCACGACGCTGGTGACGCTCGGCGACTACCTGGGACGGCTCAATCCCGAGGTGCCCGACCTGCGGACGGCGATCACCAAACTCGCCGACACGGTGGACACCTACCAGACCGCCGCCCCGGACCTCGTCGACGCCATGGCCGACCTGCGCACCACCGCGACGACGCTGACCCGCCAGCAGGAGGACCTCGCCGCCCTGTTCGGCACGGTCACCGCGGCGGGCAACGACGCCGTCGCCTTCCTCGACGCCAACGACGACACCCTGGTCGACCTGTCCGCGGACAGCCGGCCGGTGCTGGACCTGCTCGCGGAGTACTCACCGGAGATCCCGTGCGTCGCGGACGCGGCCGCGCGGTTGAAGCCGGTCGTCGAGCGGGCCCTGGGGGTGGGCACGGCCGAACCCGGCCTGCACGTGGACCTCACGGTCCGTCCACCGCGGCAGGGCGGGTCCCCGCCGCCGTCGGCGGACGGACCGCGGTGTCCCACGGCCGGGTCGGCCGCGCCCGGGGCGAACACCCCGGCGGAACAGCAGTTCCTGTCCGAACTGCTCGCCCCGGTGCTCGGTGAGCAGCCCGCCGGGATCCCGGGCTGGAGCGGGCTGCTGATGGGGCCGCTGCTGCGTGGCGCGGAGGTGACGCTGAGATGA